From the genome of Methanobrevibacter smithii ATCC 35061, one region includes:
- a CDS encoding ATP-binding cassette domain-containing protein, with amino-acid sequence MLEARNISYSYDDDSQALKNVSLKINDGEMAAILGKNGAGKSTLFLHFNGIHEPDDGEILIDGEKLKYNKKALIKCRQKVGIVFQNPDNQIFAPSVEEDVAFGPLNLKLPMDEVQNRVEEALKRVGMEGFEKKAPHHLSGGQKKRVAIAGILAMRPEIMILDEPTAGLDPQGAIKIMNLLSELNREGITIVISTHDVDLVSKYVNKIFVMADGEIIGEGTPKEIFSNEDLIEKANLKLPIISELFKALNDENQINIENNDYPLTISEAKDKIFELMKN; translated from the coding sequence GTGTTAGAAGCAAGAAATATTAGTTATTCTTATGATGATGATTCACAAGCTCTGAAAAATGTGAGCCTAAAAATAAACGATGGAGAAATGGCGGCAATACTTGGTAAAAATGGGGCAGGAAAATCAACATTATTCTTGCATTTCAATGGAATTCACGAACCTGATGACGGTGAAATTTTAATTGATGGTGAAAAATTAAAGTATAACAAAAAAGCATTAATTAAATGCAGGCAGAAAGTAGGAATAGTTTTTCAAAATCCTGACAACCAGATATTTGCACCAAGTGTAGAGGAAGATGTTGCATTCGGACCGTTAAATTTGAAATTGCCGATGGATGAAGTTCAAAACAGGGTAGAAGAAGCTTTAAAAAGAGTTGGAATGGAAGGATTTGAGAAAAAAGCACCACATCATTTAAGTGGCGGACAGAAAAAAAGAGTAGCTATTGCAGGAATATTGGCTATGAGGCCTGAAATAATGATTTTGGATGAACCTACAGCAGGTTTGGATCCTCAGGGTGCGATAAAAATCATGAATTTATTATCTGAACTTAACAGGGAAGGAATTACAATTGTAATTTCAACTCATGATGTTGACTTGGTTTCCAAATATGTAAATAAAATATTTGTCATGGCTGACGGTGAAATCATAGGTGAGGGAACACCTAAGGAAATATTTTCCAATGAAGATTTAATTGAAAAAGCTAATTTGAAGCTTCCAATAATATCTGAACTTTTTAAAGCATTGAATGATGAAAATCAGATAAATATTGAAAATAATGATTATCCTTTAACAATCAGTGAAGCCAAAGATAAAATTTTTGAACTGATGAAAAATTAA
- the ribC gene encoding riboflavin synthase, with protein sequence MRIGICDTTFARFDMGAAAIDELKNNATDLTIIRQTVPGVKDLPVTAKILIEEENCDIVMALGMPGPMEKDKVCAHEASTGLINAQLMTNKHILEVFVHEDEEDNPEDLKVLAENRAREHAKNLIKMMYHPKAMRKEAGTGVREGKPNVGPL encoded by the coding sequence ATGAGGATTGGAATTTGTGATACAACTTTTGCTCGTTTTGATATGGGAGCTGCGGCTATTGATGAATTAAAGAATAATGCTACAGATTTAACTATTATTCGCCAAACAGTTCCTGGAGTTAAAGATTTGCCTGTTACAGCTAAAATTCTAATTGAAGAAGAAAATTGTGATATTGTAATGGCACTTGGAATGCCCGGGCCTATGGAAAAAGATAAAGTGTGTGCCCATGAAGCATCTACAGGTCTTATTAATGCACAGTTGATGACTAATAAACATATTTTAGAAGTATTTGTCCATGAAGATGAAGAGGACAATCCTGAAGATCTTAAGGTATTGGCTGAAAACAGAGCACGTGAACATGCAAAAAATCTTATTAAAATGATGTATCATCCAAAAGCTATGAGAAAAGAAGCTGGAACAGGGGTCCGTGAAGGAAAGCCTAATGTAGGTCCATTATAA
- a CDS encoding glycosyltransferase family 2 protein, with amino-acid sequence MTAKSEFKVSMEDRKQTYVIIPAYNEETRVRPVIEAIADMGFKIILVNDGSSDCTLDVLKDVQMKYPENIFIYSHVINRGVGLAMQTGFEAVLKYNPKYIVNIDADGQHSVDDLERVLEPLIAGRAEAVIGVRSLSDMPKSKNFGNSVMNILTHIFYGVNVSDSQTGFRALTRSALDKISINAQGYLISSEFIREINDNNIPFEEVTIETIYTPETQAKGTNYKVGIKILFTMIRHKLFD; translated from the coding sequence ATGACTGCTAAAAGTGAATTTAAAGTATCAATGGAAGATAGAAAACAAACTTATGTTATTATTCCAGCATATAATGAAGAAACAAGAGTTAGGCCAGTAATTGAAGCAATAGCTGATATGGGGTTTAAAATAATTCTTGTTAATGACGGATCCAGTGATTGTACTTTGGATGTTTTAAAGGATGTTCAAATGAAATATCCTGAAAATATTTTTATTTATTCTCATGTTATTAATCGTGGCGTTGGATTAGCTATGCAGACTGGTTTTGAAGCTGTTTTAAAATATAATCCAAAATATATTGTAAATATTGATGCGGATGGACAGCATTCTGTTGATGATTTGGAACGGGTTCTTGAACCCTTGATTGCTGGCAGGGCTGAAGCAGTTATTGGTGTACGTTCTTTAAGTGATATGCCTAAATCTAAAAATTTCGGAAATTCTGTAATGAATATATTAACACATATTTTCTATGGAGTTAATGTTTCTGATTCCCAAACCGGATTTAGGGCATTGACCAGAAGTGCATTGGATAAAATATCAATCAATGCTCAGGGTTATTTAATTTCTTCAGAATTTATAAGGGAAATTAATGACAATAATATTCCTTTTGAAGAAGTGACAATTGAGACTATTTACACTCCTGAAACACAGGCAAAAGGAACTAACTACAAAGTTGGAATTAAAATATTGTTTACAATGATTAGACATAAATTATTCGATTAA
- a CDS encoding DUF2304 domain-containing protein, with product MFFYSFLFPVIAVLAILWFAVRVRKGKNTISTLILWIILWIFLVLFALVPDISMVFANLFGITRGLDFIVIVVFAVMAYIIVRLYYKLDKLENDINKMVKEIALSNEISLSDDED from the coding sequence ATGTTTTTTTATTCTTTCTTATTTCCTGTAATTGCAGTATTGGCTATTTTATGGTTTGCTGTACGTGTTAGAAAGGGAAAAAATACAATTAGCACATTAATACTTTGGATTATATTGTGGATTTTCTTAGTGTTATTTGCACTGGTTCCAGATATCAGTATGGTCTTTGCTAATTTATTTGGAATAACAAGAGGGCTGGATTTTATTGTTATTGTGGTATTTGCTGTAATGGCTTATATTATAGTTAGATTATATTACAAGCTGGATAAATTAGAAAATGACATCAATAAAATGGTTAAAGAAATAGCATTATCTAATGAAATTTCCTTATCTGATGATGAGGATTAG
- a CDS encoding (Fe-S)-binding protein — MLYFRGCTARQKETGIADATEKLLKLADVDYHVLDDEKCCGSVLLRTGFEKEAKKQIAKNTEVFGDETILTSCAGCYKTLLQDYEGLDVIHISELLAILIDEGRLKFDKKDLNVTYHDSCHLGRHCKVFDEPRKVIKSAANLIEMKNIKEDSLCCGAGGGVKSAYPQIASELADAKISQAKDTKCKALITACPFCKLNLKGHDLEVLDLTEFLIKYGGE, encoded by the coding sequence ATGTTATATTTTAGAGGATGTACTGCAAGACAAAAAGAAACAGGTATTGCTGATGCTACAGAAAAGCTGTTGAAATTAGCTGATGTTGATTATCATGTATTGGATGATGAAAAATGTTGTGGTTCAGTCTTGCTTAGAACAGGTTTTGAAAAGGAAGCTAAAAAACAAATAGCTAAAAATACTGAAGTTTTTGGTGATGAAACAATACTGACTTCATGTGCGGGATGTTATAAAACTCTGCTTCAGGATTATGAAGGTTTGGATGTTATTCATATTTCAGAACTGTTGGCTATTCTGATTGATGAGGGCAGGCTGAAATTTGATAAAAAAGATTTGAACGTTACTTATCATGATTCATGTCATCTGGGAAGGCACTGTAAAGTATTTGATGAACCAAGGAAAGTTATCAAATCAGCAGCTAATTTGATTGAAATGAAAAATATTAAAGAAGACAGCCTATGCTGTGGAGCTGGGGGTGGAGTAAAATCAGCTTATCCTCAAATTGCATCGGAACTTGCAGATGCCAAAATCAGCCAGGCAAAAGATACAAAATGTAAGGCACTTATTACTGCATGTCCTTTTTGTAAACTTAATTTAAAAGGTCATGATTTGGAAGTTTTGGATTTAACTGAATTTTTAATTAAATATGGGGGAGAATAA